Below is a genomic region from Phycobacter azelaicus.
TTGTCGCCCTGCAGCTCTACTTGTTCGGGGTAGTGATAAACCGGGCGGCCATTGTCGCCCATGGTCTGGTAGATCGCATGGGTCACCATCCCTTGGGTGAAGAGCGCATCGAAGGGCTCTTTCGACTTTTCGGGCAGGTGGCCGCAGATGTGCATCGCGCGGGCAAAGAAGCGCGAGTACAAGAGGTGCAGAATCGCGTGTTCGATGCCGCCGATGTATTGATCGACGTTCATCCAGTATTCTGCTTCTTCCATCACCGTGGGCGTTTCGGCGCGCGGGGCGGTGAAGCGGGCGAAGTACCAGGACGAATCGACGAAGGTATCCATCGTGTCGGTTTCGCGTTGGGCGGGCTTGCCACACTTGGGGCAGGCACAATCGCGCCAGGTCGGGTGGCGGTCCAGCGGATTGCCGGGCTTGTCGAAACTTACATCATCCGGCAGGCGGACGGGCAGGTTTTCCTTTTTCTCGGGCACTACGCCGCAGCTGTCGCAATGGACGACCGGAATCGGGCAGCCCCAGTAGCGCTGACGGGAAAGTCCCCAGTCACGCAGGCGGAACTTGGTGACGCCCTGGCCCCAGCCTTCGGCCTCGGCCTTGTCGATGGTGATGTTGATCGCCTCTTCGCCGGTGGCCTCGTCGAGACCTGCGAAATGGTTGATCCATTTCACCTTTTCGGTCTTTGGCGGCACGAAGGCATCGTTCTCGACCGGCTTGGGATCGTCCAGCGCGACAAAGGTATCGGTGACCGGCAGATCGTATTTGCGGCAGAAATCAAGGTCGCGCTGGTCGTGCGCAGGGCAGGCAAAGATCGCGCCGGTGCCATAGTCCATCAGGATAAAGTTCGCGATCCAGACCGGCAGCTCCCAGTTTGGGTCCAGCGGGTGTTTTACACGGATGCCGGTGTCGCGGCCGAGTTTCGGAGCGGTCTCGATGGCTTCGGCTGTGGTGCCGCCCTTGCGGCATTCGGCCAGAAATTCGGCCATCTCGGGGCTTTCTGCCTCAAGCTGCTTAGCAATCGGGTGATCGGGCGAGATACCCACAAAGGATGCGCCCATCAGCGTGTCGGGGCGGGTGGTGTAGACCTCGATCGCTTTGCCGCCATCGGTGCGCTCGAACGAGAACTGCAGACCGCGGGATTTGCCGATCCAGTTTTCCTGCATCAGCCGCACCTTGGCGGGCCAGTTCTCCAATCCGTCCAGCGCCTCTAGCAGTTCCTCGGAGTAGTCGGAGATCTTGAAAAACCACTGGGTTAGCTCGCGCCGCTCCACCAGCGCGCCGGAACGCCAGCCACGCCCGTTTTCGACCTGTTCGTTGGCCAGAACGGTCATGTCGACCGGGTCCCAGTTGACCACGGCGTTCTTGCGGTAGACGAGACCTTTTTCAAGGAAATCAAGGAACAGGGACTGCTGCTGGCCATAGTATTCGGGATCGCAGGTGGCGAATTCGCGGGACCAGTCGATCGACAGGCCCAGCGGTTTCATCTGGCCGCGCATGTCGGCGATGTTGTTATAGGTCCAGTCCTTGGGGTGGCCGCCGATGGCCATTGCGGCGTTTTCCGCGGGCATCCCGAAAGCGTCCCAGCCCATCGGGTGCAGCACGTTGTGGCCGGTGGACATCTTGTAGCGCGCCACCACGTCGCCCATGGTGTAGTTGCGCACATGCCCCATGTGGATGCGGCCCGATGGGTAGGGGAACATCTCCAGGACATAGTACTTTGGCTTGTCTGCCGTCCGTTTGGCCTGGAAAATCCCGGCTTTATCCCAGGCTTCCTGCCATTTTGCTTCGATCTCGGAGGCAGAGTAACGCGACATGGATGCGGTCCTTTGAGAGTGAAAACGCCGGGCGATGGGGCCCGGCGCTGGTGATAATGATGTTTTTCGCGGCTTTCCAGAGGGTAGAGACCTTAGAAGTTTTTGTCCGCAATGCGCAGCTGCCGTGCGCGCGACAGAATCGCATCTTCGACCGCCCGCGTGGTGGAGGCGCTCACCGGTCCGCCCTTGGAGTGGAGTGATACATTCAGCGAACGCGCATCCAGCGCGGGATCCTTGATATGGACCGTCGCGCGATAAGCCCGTCCACCGCCGGGCGGGGTGCCATATCCGGTAACGATCACACCGGTGAAGGGGTCGACGCTTTGAACGGGCAGAAAGCTCAATACATCCATGCTGGCATTCCAGAGGTAGCGGTTGACCTGCACTTTCTGGTCCGGTTTGCCGCCAAAGACATCCCAGATCGAAGAGCTACTGCTTTGAGCCGCGTCCACATCGTTATTGAATTCTTGTGGTACACTGGTGTTGGCCGGGCGGTTGTTGCCGCGCCCGCCGCAGGCGGCGACGCCCAGGCAGAGTGCGCCAATGAGTGTTACCTTGGAAATAGTCTGCAGTTTCATAGCCGCTCCCGGAGCCTTTGACCTGAGGCAGTCCTATCGCATGCGCTACAAGCGGGGCAAGCGCTTTAGCGCGGTGTCCTACAAGCACGATTCACAGGCTGAACAGAATTCCGATCCTGGCATGTATAACGTCAGTCCAGCGGACAGCTTCGAGGGAGCGCATTTTCAAAACGGTTTGGGCGAAGGTGGAAAACGTCAGGGTCGAAACGAATCCGAGAGCGGTGACACAGGCGGACATGATCCCGGTAGAGGTATATATGTACATGTACGGGGCTTCGAAGGCGATCCTGCTGCAGTCCAATCACCGCTGCTGACTGGGCGTTCAAACCACATGGTAAACAGAACTGTGGCAAAACTGCACCATCATGGGGGGCAATGATCTGCGGTCAATGGGCACCTCTTGCCAAACCGGGGGCTAAAAAGCGAAACCCCTTGTCATACCCACGCCGGATTCCCCGGTTTGGGCATGTGAATTGAAAACCGAGGGAAAAACTATGAAAAAGGTTCTCTTCGCAACCACCGCGCTGATCGCGACCGCGGGCATGGCTGCTGCAGACGTCAAATTCGGCGGTTACGGCCGTTTTGGTCTGGACTACAACTCCGCTAACGAGCGCGTCGTCGGCCGCTCCAAAACCAACATCACCAGCCGTCTGCGTCTGCAGGTGGACATGTCCACCGAAACCGACGCGGGTGTTGGCTTCAACGCTCGTTTCCGCGCACAGGCTGAAAGCCGTGACGGCACCGCCGGCACCGCAGTATTCAACGGCGCTCGTTTTGGTGTGACCTACAACGGTATCACCGTGAACGTTGGCAACATCATCGGTGCTGTTGAAAACGCACCCGGCCTGTATGCATCCGGCACCCGTTCCGCCGGCACCGGCATCGACGGCATGGGCTTCCACCAGATAGCGATCAAAACCAACGGCGGCACCACCTTTAACTGGGATGCTTACTCCTCCGCTGGCACTGGCGTGAACGGCATCGAAGCTCTGTACTCCGCTGGCGGCTTCACCGGTCACCTGTCCTACTCGCAGCGTAACGGCGGCACCGTTGCCGGTACCGCAGGCGGCGAAGACCGCACCGGCGCAATGGTCACCTACTCCTTCGGCGACTACTATGTCACCGCAGCGATGCAGTCCTCCTCCGTTGCAGCCAACGACATCACCTTTGCTGCCATCGGCGGTAACTTCGGTGCATTCGGCGCGAAACTGGCATACGGTTCGACCGACCAGGTTGACTCGTTCACTCTGGAAGGCAACATGGACATCGGCGCAGCGTCCAACATCCTGGTTTGGGTGAACTCCGCTGACGCACCTGGTTCCGTGTCCACCGTTAAAGGTGACGGCGGCGTTGACGGCACCTCCTTCGGCATCAACTACCAGTACGACCTGGGTGGCGGCGCAACCATCGTTGCCGGTTACGTTGACGAAGCCGACGACGACAACCAGTTCCAGGCTGGTGTGTACTTCAGCTTCTAAGCTGAACCACGCTTAGCGTGAAATTGGGGGCGGGCCTGCTTGCAGGCTCGCCCTTTTCTTTTGCCTCTTAACATTTTGCCCCAAACAGTGTTTCTCTGCGCCGAGATCCAACCGCATTTTCATTGCTCGGAGGCCACCCATGTCCCTGGAAGAGATCAAGACCCGCATCGCAAAGGCCGAACAGGCCGCAGGCCGCGCGTCGGGATCGGTGCATCTGATCGCCGTGTCCAAGGTCCAGCCTAACGAGCGGGTAGAAGCCGTGCTGGAGCAGGGCCACCGCTGTTTCGGGGAAAACCGTGTGCAGGAGGCCGCAGGCAAGTGGCCCGATTTTGCAACGCGATTCGACGGGATTGATCTGCATTTGATCGGCCCTTTGCAGACCAACAAGGCCCGTCAGGCGATGGAGCTGTTCGACAGCATCCACTCGGTCGACCGCCTCAAACTGGCCAAGACCCTTGCACGCCTCGCGCAGGAGATCGGCCATTGCCCGGATCTCTTCATTCAGGTCAACACCGGCGAGGAAGAGCAGAAGGCGGGCGTGCTGCCTGCCGATGCAGATTCCTTCATCGCGGAGTGTCGCGCGCTGGATCTGCCCATCAAGGGGTTGATGTGCATCCCCCCGGTGGACGAAGAGCCGGCGCTGCATTTCGCGCTATTGGCCAAGATCGCCAAACGCAACGAGCTGACCGGCCTCTCGATGGGGATGAGCGGCGATTTTGAGAGCGCCATCGCGCTTGGCGCAACCCACGTGAGGGTCGGCTCGGCCATCTTTGGCGAGCGGGTCAAACCGGCGGAATGATAACCCGGCAGCCGTGCCGAAGGCGTGGCGCAATCCAGTGCAGGTCGCTGCGACTGAAGGCGATGCAGCCTTCGGTCGGGTAGCCCGGCCTACGCCATTGATGCAGGAAGATCGCCGAGCCGCGCCCCTTGACCGCACCCGGCCAGTTCCAGTCGGTGATCAGCACCAGATCATAAAGCGGATCGGCGCGGCGCAGGCGCTCGTGACTGTAGCTATGCGGCGTGCGGACCATCAGGTTGTAGTCAGGATCTTTCACATCGTCTGACCACAGATCATTTGGCCCGATGGGAACCGCCCAATTCGCAGGTCTTGCGATGCGATCGGGCCGATAAAGCATCCCGACAATGCCATGTATGCCTGTCGGCGTCGCGCCATCGCCTTCGCGCTTGTTTGCAGTCAGCCCGCCTTTTCCGATTGAACAGGGCAGGGTGCGCCCCATGAAGCGGACACCGCGCGGCGTCAGGACCAAGTCAGAGGCAGAGGCGGCACGCGTCATCATCATAGCATGTGCCCCGATTTGGCAGCCTTGGTTGCAAGGTAGGCGCGGTTGTGGGCGTTTTCGCCGACCTTCAATGCAACGCGCTCAGTGACGGCAACTCCGGCTTTCTCCATCATCGCGATCTTGCCGGGATTGTTGGTCATCAGGCGGACGGCATTGAAACCCATTTCTTTTAGGATCGCCGCGCCGAGGCGGAAATCGCGCTCATCATCCTCGAACCCAAGACGGTGGTTGGCCTCGACCGTGTCGAACCCCTGATCCTGCAGGCTGTAGGCGCGCATCTTGTTGGCAAGGCCGATGCCGCGCCCTTCCTGGTTGAGGTACAAGAGAACGCCCGCGCCTTCTTCGCCCATCTGCGCCAGCGCGCCGCGCAATTGCGGGCCGCAATCGCATTTTAGCGATCCGAGGACGTCTCCGGTGAAACAGGCCGAATGCAGCCGCGCCAGTACCGGCTTGCTGCGGTCGGGGCGGCCGATTTCAACGGCGTAATGTTCTTCGCCGCCGTCTTCGGGCCGGAAGATGTGCAGGCGCCCAGCCTCAGCGGCATCCATGGGCAGGCGGGCTGCTGCGACCGGGTGGAGCGGAGAGCTTTGGCTCAGGAGCGGTTCGGCGGCGGCCTCGGCAATGCGCGTCAGCCCATAATCGCCAACGTAGGGCGCACTCGAGTCGATAGGCACCACAAGCGCAGCGGGCAGCAGGCGCGCCGATTTCACCAGCGCGATGGAAAGGCGGTGCAGGTCTGCAGGCCCGTCGCGCAGGCTGATAAGCGGGCCTTTCATCGGAGTGTTCAGGTCATCCGCGGGGTCGGCGAGCGCCTGTATCCAGCCCATGGTGGCGTCCGCCGGAACTTCGATCCGAGCAAGATCGCCATCATAGGCGCGTGCTTTGAGCGTTTCGGCGCGCCGTGCGGTCAGCGCCAGTGATACCGGACCAAGAGCGCGCAGGTCCGCCAAGCGCTCGGCCGTAAGGCTTTCGGCTGCAAGCGCCAGTGTTGTCGTGCCGCCCCCCTCTAGCACCACGGGCAGCCCCATGCGAAGATCAACCCGCGCGCGGGCCAGCAGTTCGAGTGTGGTGGGCAGCAGGCTCATGCAACCATCCGGATGTTCGTGACATTATAACGCTCCCTACCTAGGCCCAAATGCAACGGAAGTGAAACAAATCCTGCGTCATGGACACGAGGGCGTGAAACTTTTGAAGCATATCTTGTGGTTGTGCGATGCTGACCGCATCTGTTTGCCAACGCAAAGGAGGACAGTGCCGTGGCGCAATTGAAAAAGATACTGCTGGTGGACGACGACGACGATCTGCGCGAGGCGCTGAGCGAGCAGCTGATCATGACCGAAGATTTCGACGTCTTTGAAGCCGAGAACGGGCAGGCCGCTATGGAACGCGCCAAAGAGGCGTTGTACGATCTTGTTATCCTCGATGTAGGACTGCCTGACACAGACGGCCGGGAATTGTGCCGCCTGATGCGTAAGCAGGGCGTCAAGGCACCGATCCTGATGCTGACCGGTCACGACAGCGATGCGGACACCATTTTGGGTCTTGATGCGGGTGCCAACGACTATGTGACAAAACCCTTCAAGTTTCCGGTTCTGCTGGCCCGCATTCGTGCCCAATTGCGCACTCACGAACAGTCCGAGGACGCGGTGTTCGGCCTTGGCCCCTATATCTTCAAGCCAGCGATGAAACTCCTTGAAACCGAGGACAACCGCAAGATCCGCTTGACCGAGAAGGAAACCAACATCCTGAAGTTCCTCTATCGCTCCAACGATGGGGTCGTGGCGCGTGATGTGCTGCTGCACGAGGTCTGGGGCTATAATGCGGGCGTCACCACCCATACGCTTGAAACCCATATCTACCGCCTGCGCCAAAAGATCGAGCCGGATCCTTCGAACGCCCGGATTCTGGTGACGGAATCGGGTGGGTATCGGCTGGCGACCTGAGGGCGAAAGGAAGTCATCCTCACGCAGGGGAAGGCCGTTGACGCAGATCAAAGAGAGATCTAGCAGTCACCTTTATCCTGCAATGGATCTTCACCAAATCCCACGCATATCCGGGTTACGATATGCACCTCCCTGTTGGACTGGACCGGGCCTGGCGCCCGGTCTTTTTTGGCCTATGGCCCGTCGTTCTATGGCGGGTCAGCGAATTCGCCTCTGGTATCCTGCGCAGCCTGAGGGCAAGAATGGCGCCGACCCGCCGCTATGAAAGAGATGCGTAATGCCCTTCACACTTTGCACCTGGAACATCAACTCCGTCCGCCTGCGCGAGCCGATCGTGCAAAAGCTGTTGCAGGAAGAGGCGCCGGATGTGCTGTGTCTACAGGAATGCAAAAGCCCGGTGGAGAAGATCCCGATGGAGGGCTTTGCCGCGCTTGGCTACACCCATATGGTGGCGCGCGGGCAGAAGGGGTACAACGGTGTGGCGATCCTGTCGCGGATGCCCATCACCGAGGTCGGCAGCGAGGATTTCGCGGATCTTGGCCACGCGCGTCATGTTGCGGGGCGGCTGGAGAACGGCGTCACTATCCACAATTTCTATGTGCCTGCGGGGGGCGACAAACCCGACCGCGAGATCAACGAGAAATTCGGCCAGAAGCTCGATTACCTCACCGGCATGCGGGACTGGTTCCATGGGGAGAAACCGCAGAAATCCATCCTGGTCGGGGATCTCAACATCGCCCCGCGCGAGGATGATGTCTGGGACCACAAGAAACTGCTGAAGATCGTGAGCCATACGCCCATCGAGGTCGAGCATCTGGCACAGACACAGGATGCAGGCGGCTGGGTCGATATCACTCGGCAGGACATCCCGGACGGGCGGCTTTACAGCTGGTGGTCCTATCGGGCGAAAGACTGGGATGCGGCGGACAAGGGGCGGCGGCTGGACCACGTCTGGGCCACCGGCGACATTTCGAACGCGGGTCATTCCAGCCGGATCCTGCGCGATGCCCGCGGCTGGGAAAAGCCCAGCGACCACGCGCCGGTCTTTGCGACTTTCGATCTCTAGCACTTGGTGGCAGGGCTGGGCGCTCCCGCCTGTTCTGGAGCAATCAAAGATTGCGCCGCCACAGTTGGGCCGGGCGCCGTGCTGGCGCACGGCGGGTCTCTGTTGGCCGCAGTAATGGATAATAGACGCGTAACCGCAGCGCGCGTGCGCGCTGCGCGGCCCAAGGCCGCATAAGGCGCCCCTCAGGGCGGCTGTGGGCGCGGGAGGGGTTGCCTTACGCTGGGCGCCTGAGAACTCCTCTCTTGGTTTCTGAGCCTCAGCAATCCATATAGGGGGCAAGTTCCAAACGGAGAACAAGAGCATGATGGATATTCTCGGTAGTGCGGGCACGGCTGCGTCCGCAGGTGATCTGATCAAGGACGTCACGGAAGCGACCTTTATGCAGGATGTGGTCGAAGCCTCGATGCAAGCACCGGTGATTGTCGATTTCTGGGCACCCTGGTGTGGTCCCTGCAAGACGCTTGGCCCGGCGCTGGAGGCTGCGGTGACGCGTGCCAAGGGCGCTGTGACCATGGCCAAGATCGATGTGGATCAGAACCAGCGCCTCGCCCAGGCGCTGGCGCAGCAGGGTCTGCCGCTGCAGTCGATTCCGACGGTTGTCGCCTTTGTGCAGGGGCGTCCCATCGATATGTTCCAAGGCGCGTTGCCTCCCAGTGAAATCGATGCCTTCCTGAAAAAGGTGATTGAGGCTGCGGGCGGTGAAGCGGACGGAGGCCTTGGCGCTGCTCTTGAAGCCGCCGAAGAGATGCTGGCCGAAGGCGCCGTGGCCGATGCGGCCCAGACCTTTGCTGCTGTTCTGGGTGAGGATGACAAGAACGCGGCCGCGTATGGGGGGCTGGCGCGGGCGCATATTGCGCTGGAGGACCTGGATCAGGCTGAAGCGATCCTGAATGGCGCTCCGGCTGAGATTTCTGACGCGCCTGAGATCGAAGCGGCGCGCGCCCAGATCGAACTCGCCCGACAGGCAGCGAATGCGGGGCCGGTTGCCGAACTGCGCACCAAGGTGGAGGCCGATCCGGCCGATCACGCAGCCCGGTTCGATCTGGCACAGGCCTTGCATGCTTCAGGTGATGCAGCTGGTGCCGTTGCCGAGTTGCTGGAACTCTTCCGCCGCGATCGTGAGTGGAACGATGGCGCTGCCAAGGCGCAGCTTTTCACGATCTTCGATGCGCTCCAGCCGAGCGATCCGGTGGTCCTCGAAGGACGTCGCAAATTGAGTTCAATGATATTTGCCTGAGACGGCTGGTGCGCTACACTTCAGGCCATGTTGAAA
It encodes:
- the leuS gene encoding leucine--tRNA ligase, with amino-acid sequence MSRYSASEIEAKWQEAWDKAGIFQAKRTADKPKYYVLEMFPYPSGRIHMGHVRNYTMGDVVARYKMSTGHNVLHPMGWDAFGMPAENAAMAIGGHPKDWTYNNIADMRGQMKPLGLSIDWSREFATCDPEYYGQQQSLFLDFLEKGLVYRKNAVVNWDPVDMTVLANEQVENGRGWRSGALVERRELTQWFFKISDYSEELLEALDGLENWPAKVRLMQENWIGKSRGLQFSFERTDGGKAIEVYTTRPDTLMGASFVGISPDHPIAKQLEAESPEMAEFLAECRKGGTTAEAIETAPKLGRDTGIRVKHPLDPNWELPVWIANFILMDYGTGAIFACPAHDQRDLDFCRKYDLPVTDTFVALDDPKPVENDAFVPPKTEKVKWINHFAGLDEATGEEAINITIDKAEAEGWGQGVTKFRLRDWGLSRQRYWGCPIPVVHCDSCGVVPEKKENLPVRLPDDVSFDKPGNPLDRHPTWRDCACPKCGKPAQRETDTMDTFVDSSWYFARFTAPRAETPTVMEEAEYWMNVDQYIGGIEHAILHLLYSRFFARAMHICGHLPEKSKEPFDALFTQGMVTHAIYQTMGDNGRPVYHYPEQVELQGDKAFLKETGAEVEVIPSAKMSKSKNNVVDPLSIISSFGADTARWFVLSDSPPERDVEWTAAGAEAAFKHLNRVWNLSVKIAEMDAGQTGSGDEDLLREMHKAIRDVTLGVESFGFNAAIAKLYAFTNTLAKSKAGAAAQKQAIRTLAQLMSPMTPHLAEAIWEAQGGEGLVAIAPWPVADESMLVEDSVTLPIQINGKRRGEITVAKDLPKDEVEKLALAHEAVQKALDGGAPKKVIVVPGRIVNVVA
- a CDS encoding DUF3576 domain-containing protein — encoded protein: MKLQTISKVTLIGALCLGVAACGGRGNNRPANTSVPQEFNNDVDAAQSSSSSIWDVFGGKPDQKVQVNRYLWNASMDVLSFLPVQSVDPFTGVIVTGYGTPPGGGRAYRATVHIKDPALDARSLNVSLHSKGGPVSASTTRAVEDAILSRARQLRIADKNF
- a CDS encoding porin is translated as MKKVLFATTALIATAGMAAADVKFGGYGRFGLDYNSANERVVGRSKTNITSRLRLQVDMSTETDAGVGFNARFRAQAESRDGTAGTAVFNGARFGVTYNGITVNVGNIIGAVENAPGLYASGTRSAGTGIDGMGFHQIAIKTNGGTTFNWDAYSSAGTGVNGIEALYSAGGFTGHLSYSQRNGGTVAGTAGGEDRTGAMVTYSFGDYYVTAAMQSSSVAANDITFAAIGGNFGAFGAKLAYGSTDQVDSFTLEGNMDIGAASNILVWVNSADAPGSVSTVKGDGGVDGTSFGINYQYDLGGGATIVAGYVDEADDDNQFQAGVYFSF
- a CDS encoding YggS family pyridoxal phosphate-dependent enzyme; this translates as MSLEEIKTRIAKAEQAAGRASGSVHLIAVSKVQPNERVEAVLEQGHRCFGENRVQEAAGKWPDFATRFDGIDLHLIGPLQTNKARQAMELFDSIHSVDRLKLAKTLARLAQEIGHCPDLFIQVNTGEEEQKAGVLPADADSFIAECRALDLPIKGLMCIPPVDEEPALHFALLAKIAKRNELTGLSMGMSGDFESAIALGATHVRVGSAIFGERVKPAE
- a CDS encoding L,D-transpeptidase family protein, yielding MMTRAASASDLVLTPRGVRFMGRTLPCSIGKGGLTANKREGDGATPTGIHGIVGMLYRPDRIARPANWAVPIGPNDLWSDDVKDPDYNLMVRTPHSYSHERLRRADPLYDLVLITDWNWPGAVKGRGSAIFLHQWRRPGYPTEGCIAFSRSDLHWIAPRLRHGCRVIIPPV
- the ribA gene encoding GTP cyclohydrolase II, translated to MSLLPTTLELLARARVDLRMGLPVVLEGGGTTTLALAAESLTAERLADLRALGPVSLALTARRAETLKARAYDGDLARIEVPADATMGWIQALADPADDLNTPMKGPLISLRDGPADLHRLSIALVKSARLLPAALVVPIDSSAPYVGDYGLTRIAEAAAEPLLSQSSPLHPVAAARLPMDAAEAGRLHIFRPEDGGEEHYAVEIGRPDRSKPVLARLHSACFTGDVLGSLKCDCGPQLRGALAQMGEEGAGVLLYLNQEGRGIGLANKMRAYSLQDQGFDTVEANHRLGFEDDERDFRLGAAILKEMGFNAVRLMTNNPGKIAMMEKAGVAVTERVALKVGENAHNRAYLATKAAKSGHML
- a CDS encoding response regulator transcription factor, encoding MAQLKKILLVDDDDDLREALSEQLIMTEDFDVFEAENGQAAMERAKEALYDLVILDVGLPDTDGRELCRLMRKQGVKAPILMLTGHDSDADTILGLDAGANDYVTKPFKFPVLLARIRAQLRTHEQSEDAVFGLGPYIFKPAMKLLETEDNRKIRLTEKETNILKFLYRSNDGVVARDVLLHEVWGYNAGVTTHTLETHIYRLRQKIEPDPSNARILVTESGGYRLAT
- a CDS encoding exodeoxyribonuclease III, whose protein sequence is MPFTLCTWNINSVRLREPIVQKLLQEEAPDVLCLQECKSPVEKIPMEGFAALGYTHMVARGQKGYNGVAILSRMPITEVGSEDFADLGHARHVAGRLENGVTIHNFYVPAGGDKPDREINEKFGQKLDYLTGMRDWFHGEKPQKSILVGDLNIAPREDDVWDHKKLLKIVSHTPIEVEHLAQTQDAGGWVDITRQDIPDGRLYSWWSYRAKDWDAADKGRRLDHVWATGDISNAGHSSRILRDARGWEKPSDHAPVFATFDL
- a CDS encoding tetratricopeptide repeat protein, encoding MMDILGSAGTAASAGDLIKDVTEATFMQDVVEASMQAPVIVDFWAPWCGPCKTLGPALEAAVTRAKGAVTMAKIDVDQNQRLAQALAQQGLPLQSIPTVVAFVQGRPIDMFQGALPPSEIDAFLKKVIEAAGGEADGGLGAALEAAEEMLAEGAVADAAQTFAAVLGEDDKNAAAYGGLARAHIALEDLDQAEAILNGAPAEISDAPEIEAARAQIELARQAANAGPVAELRTKVEADPADHAARFDLAQALHASGDAAGAVAELLELFRRDREWNDGAAKAQLFTIFDALQPSDPVVLEGRRKLSSMIFA